A window of Synechococcus sp. HK05 contains these coding sequences:
- a CDS encoding DUF4278 domain-containing protein, whose amino-acid sequence MTLTYRGQKYQQNKQAAPLQHPVLAYRGVSYKK is encoded by the coding sequence ATGACCCTCACCTATCGCGGCCAGAAGTACCAGCAGAACAAGCAAGCTGCTCCTCTGCAGCACCCTGTTCTTGCCTACCGCGGCGTTTCCTACAAGAAGTGA
- a CDS encoding gamma-glutamylcyclotransferase family protein: MQSWLEPAASGLIDVGNHPVHLLFSYGTLQQEHVQISTFGRPLNGRADGIIGYIVTSLKITDPEVIQISGQVNHPMIRATGNVRHRVPGTVFELTDEDLSKADAYEVEAYVRVQAPLESGGRAWVYIEREDK; the protein is encoded by the coding sequence ATGCAGTCATGGCTGGAGCCGGCAGCGTCAGGCCTGATCGACGTGGGTAATCATCCAGTTCATCTCCTGTTCTCCTATGGGACGTTGCAACAAGAGCATGTGCAGATCAGCACCTTTGGCAGGCCCCTGAACGGTCGCGCAGATGGCATTATCGGCTACATCGTGACAAGCCTGAAAATTACGGATCCTGAAGTCATCCAGATCAGTGGCCAGGTGAATCACCCCATGATTCGAGCGACGGGTAATGTCCGTCATCGCGTTCCAGGGACTGTGTTCGAACTAACAGATGAGGACTTAAGCAAAGCTGACGCCTATGAGGTGGAAGCATACGTGCGCGTTCAAGCGCCTTTGGAATCGGGCGGCAGAGCCTGGGTCTACATCGAACGTGAAGACAAATAG
- a CDS encoding winged helix-turn-helix domain-containing protein has protein sequence MDEWFFRIIQLQSRHALAGFQLVDAMTPPQTTSIRVLLVDLEEPIHEELPTRLIKLGYSVLITNRLADALRLLRLTEPDLIILDGQQWLCHLMALRQHSNKPLILLKSNHDLAERVTALQLGSDDVLIKPFSVRELEARIRAVLRRIPSRAKGAAPPAEQPLPHSLILGELHLDLERRQAWRGQQRIRLTGLECKLLEALICRAGETLSRRELVQLVWGFDSEFVSVRRLVDSAVSRLRAKLEVDPDNPELILTIRGVGYMFRRLQRQPEGGPQAGDDDVIDLDAWRARQWGLPPP, from the coding sequence ATGGACGAATGGTTCTTCCGGATCATTCAATTACAATCACGCCACGCTCTGGCAGGATTCCAGCTGGTCGACGCCATGACACCTCCCCAAACGACGTCGATCCGAGTCCTGCTAGTTGATCTTGAAGAACCGATCCATGAGGAACTACCAACCCGACTCATCAAGCTTGGGTACAGTGTTCTCATCACGAATCGCCTTGCCGACGCATTGCGATTGCTAAGACTGACCGAACCAGATCTGATCATCCTCGATGGCCAGCAATGGCTATGTCATCTGATGGCATTGCGGCAGCATTCCAATAAACCCCTCATTCTCCTGAAATCAAACCATGATCTCGCGGAACGAGTAACAGCACTCCAGCTGGGATCTGATGACGTTCTGATCAAGCCTTTCAGCGTAAGGGAGCTGGAAGCACGGATCCGAGCTGTGCTCAGGCGGATCCCCAGTAGAGCAAAAGGGGCTGCCCCCCCAGCGGAACAGCCGCTGCCGCATTCACTCATTCTTGGAGAGTTACATCTCGATCTTGAGCGTCGCCAGGCCTGGCGGGGGCAGCAACGGATCAGACTGACTGGACTGGAGTGCAAACTGCTCGAAGCGCTCATCTGCAGGGCAGGGGAAACGCTCAGCCGCAGGGAGCTTGTGCAACTCGTGTGGGGGTTTGACTCAGAATTTGTATCAGTTCGCAGACTTGTAGATTCTGCGGTATCACGCCTGAGAGCCAAGCTTGAGGTTGATCCAGACAACCCTGAGTTAATACTCACCATCCGCGGCGTGGGCTACATGTTTCGACGGTTACAGCGTCAGCCGGAGGGCGGCCCGCAAGCTGGAGACGATGATGTCATCGACCTCGATGCCTGGCGAGCACGTCAATGGGGCCTTCCACCTCCATAG
- a CDS encoding DUF3136 domain-containing protein codes for MTIDELEASYPTYCKALRILVRDGVSENKARRTVCWSRLATLHGCLPRRYRDPQQLFFLLRREQIASLSRSEH; via the coding sequence TTGACGATTGACGAACTGGAGGCCAGCTACCCCACGTATTGCAAGGCGCTGCGCATCCTGGTCCGTGACGGCGTGAGCGAAAACAAAGCCAGGCGAACGGTCTGCTGGAGTCGGCTCGCCACACTGCATGGGTGCCTACCGCGGCGATACCGAGATCCCCAACAGCTCTTCTTTCTCCTGAGACGTGAGCAGATCGCCAGCCTGAGCCGCTCCGAGCACTGA
- a CDS encoding CHC2 zinc finger domain-containing protein, translated as MVAGVGRRAPSGHPSGRPAGLLTPAVLESVRERAQITDLFGPAELKKSGRDFVTRCPWHDDRRPSLTVSPTRNRVHCFVCDKGTDAIGWLQDRQGLSFQEAVLELARRNGVTVVEGDPEAQARFEQEWRERRQLMAQRAEQRQQFHQALLQQLEQGGAGADYLRSRGICTETARTWQLGYAGGRLTIPLNDASGQTVGFCGRATGSQEPKYRNSTGDLLFQRNGLVFGLDQAAETIRKEGTALLAEGPLDVIQLHQAGFTHAVACLGTSVSELQLQLLRRQGMKHLLMALDGDGAGQAATQRLIEQLQPQLVNGGLSASVVQLPEGHDADGLIRSQGPTAVEGLIVSAQHWLEWRLDRLLAPLASGSASPSLETLQAVEQAGQALIEQLPDGVLRRSAEQRLNVALQEQGDKPSSTRANAPSNAARIEPSASTARQRAEHRALRLFLYAAECRELLRCIAFKDPVCRGAMEWLSNLALVTVDGEITAMGLQLADQLPGAIGAAIAQAAATSPDVIAVLQRDPQTELQALLDALEPI; from the coding sequence GTGGTTGCAGGAGTTGGCCGGCGTGCACCCAGTGGGCACCCTTCGGGGCGCCCGGCTGGGCTGCTCACGCCGGCGGTGTTGGAGAGCGTGCGTGAACGGGCCCAGATCACGGATCTCTTTGGGCCCGCCGAACTCAAGAAGAGTGGTCGGGATTTTGTGACGCGCTGCCCCTGGCACGACGATCGCCGCCCCTCACTGACTGTGAGCCCGACGCGTAACCGGGTGCATTGCTTTGTCTGCGACAAGGGCACCGATGCCATCGGCTGGCTGCAGGACAGGCAGGGCCTGTCGTTTCAGGAGGCCGTGCTGGAGCTGGCCCGGCGCAACGGGGTGACGGTGGTGGAAGGCGACCCCGAGGCGCAGGCGCGTTTTGAGCAGGAATGGCGCGAGCGCCGTCAGTTGATGGCTCAGCGCGCGGAGCAGCGCCAGCAGTTCCACCAGGCCCTTTTGCAACAGCTGGAGCAGGGTGGCGCTGGCGCTGACTACCTCCGCTCCCGTGGCATCTGCACCGAGACCGCTCGCACCTGGCAGCTGGGGTACGCGGGCGGCCGTCTGACGATTCCGCTCAACGACGCCTCAGGCCAGACCGTGGGCTTCTGCGGTCGCGCCACCGGCAGCCAGGAACCCAAGTACCGCAACAGCACAGGAGACCTGCTGTTTCAGCGCAACGGGCTGGTGTTCGGCTTGGACCAGGCAGCCGAGACCATCCGTAAGGAGGGCACCGCTCTGTTGGCGGAAGGTCCGCTGGATGTGATCCAGCTCCACCAGGCGGGGTTCACCCATGCGGTGGCCTGCCTGGGCACGAGCGTTTCGGAGTTACAGCTGCAGCTGCTTAGGCGCCAGGGGATGAAGCACCTGCTGATGGCTCTCGATGGCGATGGCGCGGGGCAGGCCGCTACACAACGCCTGATTGAACAGTTGCAGCCGCAGCTGGTGAACGGTGGGTTGAGCGCCTCGGTGGTGCAGTTGCCCGAGGGCCATGACGCCGACGGGTTGATTCGCAGCCAGGGTCCCACTGCTGTTGAGGGCCTGATCGTCTCAGCCCAGCATTGGTTGGAGTGGCGACTGGACCGGCTTCTGGCTCCGCTGGCCTCAGGCAGTGCTTCCCCATCACTGGAGACTCTCCAAGCGGTGGAGCAGGCCGGTCAGGCCCTGATTGAGCAGCTGCCTGACGGGGTATTGCGCCGCTCGGCGGAGCAGCGGCTGAACGTGGCTCTGCAGGAGCAGGGCGACAAGCCGTCATCAACCCGGGCCAACGCCCCGAGCAACGCTGCGCGCATCGAGCCCTCCGCATCCACCGCTCGACAGCGGGCCGAGCACCGCGCCCTGCGGCTCTTTCTGTATGCAGCGGAGTGCCGCGAACTGCTGCGGTGCATCGCGTTCAAGGACCCCGTCTGCCGAGGTGCCATGGAGTGGCTGAGCAATCTGGCCTTGGTCACCGTTGACGGGGAGATCACAGCGATGGGATTGCAACTGGCGGATCAGTTGCCTGGTGCCATTGGCGCAGCCATCGCTCAGGCCGCAGCCACCAGCCCTGATGTCATCGCGGTGTTGCAGCGTGATCCGCAGACGGAACTGCAGGCACTGCTCGATGCTCTCGAGCCGATCTGA
- a CDS encoding DnaB-like helicase C-terminal domain-containing protein — MTDSITTPSAGAADNNSHQPDQTPTIPGGFDPALIQRMIDQGIFIETAAGLMAAEVPEVPATHSLAEHEKNLLAAVLVGTDDQHERWGLFRRAIGLRFDEMVPGSIWTQPGLRALALEIDELFRGRRDIDVLNAYAIREDVRQRALDGRFRGSLLQIEEALSEVIAWGDDGLIHPELDFKIACRLFQSAKARALFYPGLRKLLAREQIDNLIDDELESCRQLLNDATSITAGRYRQSFQVCSEADARRECLALASLPAEQRPKPISTGIPSLDIDMRGGVLPGTGDSTWVLAAKSGVGKTTVGIAAAMGLAINGASVLVLSCELSRRAIGARLLANYCRRASGVFTPRYSANELEGRGEVIEGRDFEYLDQLSAQFAESIAPNGQRMGRVLYQSHFAATVEELAALVEDCKSAHPELAAVVLDHFHAMGPTPGYGSNTTAELAARATAIKALAGRCELDIFVVAQLNRGAYGNPTGPDVSHLAGTSELERYASAVWLIDRPKLDEFSKPKPGVLEIHHGKFRHGQMSGEDDCSKTTIRMDRAHCYLEADEARHLFIGSDLYPGVECL, encoded by the coding sequence ATGACTGACTCCATCACCACACCCTCTGCCGGCGCCGCTGACAACAACTCCCATCAGCCGGATCAAACGCCCACCATCCCCGGCGGCTTCGATCCAGCGCTGATCCAGCGGATGATTGATCAGGGGATTTTTATCGAGACCGCCGCTGGGTTGATGGCGGCCGAGGTGCCGGAGGTGCCGGCGACTCACTCACTCGCCGAGCACGAGAAAAACCTCCTGGCTGCCGTCCTGGTGGGAACCGACGATCAACACGAGCGCTGGGGCCTGTTCCGCCGCGCCATTGGGCTGCGGTTTGACGAGATGGTGCCGGGCTCGATCTGGACCCAACCGGGCCTCAGGGCCCTGGCACTGGAGATCGACGAGCTGTTCCGCGGCCGGCGTGACATCGATGTGCTCAATGCCTACGCGATTCGGGAGGACGTGCGGCAACGCGCCCTGGATGGCCGTTTCCGCGGCTCGCTGCTGCAGATAGAAGAAGCCCTCTCGGAGGTGATCGCCTGGGGTGATGACGGCCTGATTCACCCCGAGCTGGACTTCAAAATCGCTTGCCGGCTGTTCCAGAGCGCCAAGGCACGGGCGCTGTTTTATCCAGGGCTGCGCAAGCTCCTGGCGCGTGAGCAGATCGACAACCTCATCGATGACGAGCTGGAGAGCTGCCGCCAGCTCCTCAATGACGCCACCTCGATCACCGCGGGGCGTTACCGCCAGAGCTTCCAGGTCTGCAGCGAGGCCGATGCCCGGCGCGAGTGTCTGGCGCTGGCTTCCCTCCCGGCAGAGCAACGCCCCAAGCCGATCTCCACAGGGATTCCTTCTCTGGACATCGACATGCGTGGCGGCGTTCTCCCTGGAACGGGCGACAGCACCTGGGTGTTGGCGGCTAAGTCCGGTGTGGGCAAAACCACCGTGGGTATTGCGGCGGCGATGGGCCTGGCCATCAATGGCGCCTCGGTGTTGGTGCTCTCTTGTGAATTGAGCCGCCGCGCCATCGGTGCACGGCTACTGGCCAATTACTGCCGCCGCGCCAGCGGGGTGTTCACACCCCGCTACTCAGCCAATGAACTGGAGGGCCGCGGTGAGGTGATCGAGGGCCGCGATTTCGAGTATCTCGATCAGCTCTCTGCTCAGTTCGCAGAAAGCATTGCCCCCAACGGCCAACGCATGGGCCGGGTGCTCTACCAATCGCACTTCGCCGCCACGGTGGAGGAACTGGCAGCGCTGGTGGAGGACTGCAAGAGCGCTCACCCCGAACTGGCTGCAGTAGTGCTCGATCACTTCCACGCCATGGGCCCCACGCCCGGTTACGGCAGCAACACCACCGCGGAACTGGCCGCCAGGGCAACGGCCATCAAGGCCCTGGCTGGCCGCTGTGAACTCGACATTTTTGTGGTGGCGCAGCTGAACCGCGGCGCCTACGGCAACCCCACCGGCCCCGATGTCTCCCACCTCGCCGGCACCTCAGAACTGGAGCGCTACGCCTCGGCGGTGTGGCTGATCGATCGGCCCAAGCTGGATGAATTCAGCAAGCCCAAGCCGGGTGTGCTCGAGATCCACCACGGCAAGTTCCGCCACGGCCAGATGAGCGGAGAAGACGACTGCAGCAAGACCACGATCCGCATGGACCGGGCCCACTGCTATCTGGAAGCGGATGAAGCCAGGCACCTGTTCATCGGCAGCGACCTCTACCCCGGAGTGGAGTGCCTATGA
- a CDS encoding sigma-70 family RNA polymerase sigma factor, whose translation MPPRHAPVASTVHTWLNTSAAHRPLCERTVMELSRRIQRWQQHPDGPAHAPKPVRRSALRAREQLVRHNLGLVAHTWSRHRCSLPAHDDTTADALQEAALNLVRAAEKFDPTKGYRFSTYATFWVRRGLAEFEQRFKRAIRFPAEKAAVVIKALRLSQDHLANTGDEPTLEWLAAQLTFDGKPLPAGKLAEFIQQWDATRTGSLEASDDGSEENAGSSRLDLASQRQAAEQEQLEAGDPHHSALPHLMACLEEQEQQIIRNRYLRRPPLSPCQLRKAMGGMEPERLKELEEQALTKLRTAAEQRKNEFDA comes from the coding sequence ATGCCTCCTCGTCATGCACCCGTTGCCTCCACCGTCCACACCTGGCTGAACACCAGCGCTGCCCATCGCCCCTTATGCGAGCGCACGGTGATGGAACTCTCCCGCCGGATTCAGCGCTGGCAACAACATCCCGATGGCCCGGCCCATGCACCCAAGCCCGTGCGCCGCAGTGCCCTACGGGCTCGTGAGCAGCTGGTGCGCCACAACCTCGGCCTGGTGGCCCACACCTGGAGCCGCCATCGCTGCAGCCTCCCCGCCCATGACGACACCACGGCCGATGCCCTGCAGGAAGCCGCACTGAATCTGGTGCGGGCAGCAGAGAAGTTCGATCCCACCAAGGGTTACCGCTTCTCCACCTACGCGACGTTCTGGGTGCGGCGCGGTCTTGCCGAGTTCGAGCAGCGGTTCAAGCGCGCCATTCGCTTCCCCGCAGAGAAGGCAGCGGTGGTGATCAAGGCGCTGCGGCTCAGCCAGGACCACCTGGCCAACACCGGAGATGAACCCACCCTGGAGTGGCTGGCCGCCCAACTCACGTTTGATGGCAAGCCGCTGCCTGCGGGGAAGTTGGCGGAGTTCATTCAGCAGTGGGATGCCACACGCACTGGTTCGCTGGAGGCCAGCGATGACGGCAGTGAGGAGAACGCCGGCAGCTCCCGTCTGGATCTGGCGTCACAGCGCCAGGCCGCCGAGCAGGAGCAGCTGGAGGCGGGCGATCCACATCACTCGGCCCTACCGCACTTAATGGCCTGCCTGGAGGAGCAGGAGCAGCAGATCATCCGAAACCGCTATCTCCGCCGTCCGCCCCTGAGCCCCTGCCAGCTGCGCAAAGCCATGGGCGGTATGGAGCCAGAGCGACTCAAGGAGTTGGAGGAGCAGGCCCTCACCAAACTCCGCACCGCCGCCGAGCAGCGCAAGAACGAGTTCGACGCCTAG
- a CDS encoding DNA-binding response regulator, producing MVVLWCKSRLCCYTRVIDLGVMQPEEFRSQIHTLQQAIETLLDGWTLVVCSNHQRLLDTAALLLPALQFTASSTAECLALPLPSEGKLLVICDDDGADCGAVELISQMRERHGAGRCCFLLCLDAGIAASRLVHLWRLRPDGLSCRERCGSGRLLQCVAVLLRNGRYEDPALSDRLRQLFADVTPASEGIGLTLKEERIVRMVAGGRSSREIGSQLVMRADSVRKVFCELYKKTGATGRGALMIWGLEHGVLKQQDLACQLRPPRRKAQAAAAGGSKRRSRATHR from the coding sequence TTGGTTGTTCTGTGGTGCAAGTCGCGGTTGTGTTGCTACACCAGGGTGATCGACCTGGGGGTGATGCAACCCGAGGAGTTCCGCAGCCAGATCCACACGCTGCAGCAAGCGATTGAGACCCTGCTCGATGGCTGGACCCTGGTGGTCTGCTCCAACCACCAGCGGTTGCTTGACACCGCGGCCTTGCTGTTGCCAGCCCTGCAGTTCACCGCCTCTTCCACAGCGGAGTGTCTGGCACTTCCGTTACCCAGCGAGGGCAAGTTGCTGGTGATCTGCGATGACGACGGCGCTGATTGTGGGGCCGTGGAGTTGATCAGCCAGATGCGCGAGCGCCATGGCGCCGGGCGCTGCTGCTTCCTTCTTTGCCTGGACGCAGGCATCGCCGCCTCACGCCTGGTGCACCTCTGGCGCCTACGGCCCGATGGCCTCAGTTGCCGGGAACGCTGCGGGAGCGGGCGGCTCTTGCAGTGCGTGGCCGTGCTCCTACGCAACGGCCGCTACGAAGACCCCGCCCTCTCCGATCGTCTGCGGCAGTTGTTTGCCGATGTCACCCCCGCCAGCGAAGGTATCGGGCTGACCCTCAAAGAAGAGCGCATCGTGCGGATGGTGGCGGGCGGCCGAAGCAGCCGCGAGATCGGCTCACAACTGGTGATGCGGGCTGATTCGGTGCGCAAGGTGTTCTGCGAGCTGTACAAAAAAACAGGCGCCACTGGCCGGGGCGCCTTGATGATCTGGGGTCTGGAGCACGGGGTGCTCAAGCAGCAAGATCTCGCCTGCCAGCTGCGCCCACCACGGCGGAAAGCGCAGGCCGCCGCGGCAGGTGGCAGCAAGCGCCGGAGCCGAGCAACACATCGCTGA
- a CDS encoding sigma factor produces the protein MTSAQRAFACEHLGLAHQQAHRFARRWSMAVDDLLGPAYEGLCKGAVGFDPALGHRPSSYLVPKVKGELLHYLRDTGFSLRISHRLRELWIKARRYVAQGLSDQQIAAALDVPLERWLDCRRACGQRPVPLHELQRD, from the coding sequence ATGACCAGCGCCCAGCGGGCGTTTGCCTGTGAACACCTGGGCCTTGCCCATCAACAGGCGCACCGCTTTGCCCGCCGCTGGTCGATGGCCGTTGATGACCTGCTCGGCCCGGCCTACGAGGGCCTGTGCAAAGGCGCCGTTGGCTTTGATCCAGCGCTGGGCCATCGCCCCTCCAGCTATCTCGTCCCGAAGGTCAAAGGCGAGTTGCTGCACTATCTGCGCGATACAGGTTTTTCGCTGCGCATCAGCCACCGCCTGCGGGAGCTGTGGATCAAAGCCCGCCGATATGTGGCCCAAGGCCTCAGCGATCAACAGATTGCGGCAGCGCTGGATGTACCGCTGGAGCGCTGGCTGGATTGCCGCCGTGCCTGCGGACAACGGCCCGTGCCGCTGCATGAACTCCAGCGCGATTGA
- a CDS encoding DUF1651 domain-containing protein codes for MHVAKQETKVPACPADGWLSDGRRVLHFKPVIWDRWQQELEITSGEWLADQQAPLLKRRQRLSREQALELWRQRCSEGWTPCAPQWQPPQPPRMVFLR; via the coding sequence TTGCACGTTGCCAAGCAAGAGACCAAGGTCCCGGCCTGTCCGGCCGATGGCTGGCTGAGCGACGGCCGGCGGGTGTTGCACTTCAAGCCGGTGATCTGGGACCGCTGGCAGCAGGAGCTGGAGATCACCAGTGGGGAATGGCTCGCCGATCAGCAAGCGCCGTTGCTCAAGCGGCGTCAACGGCTCAGCCGTGAGCAAGCCCTGGAGCTGTGGCGCCAACGCTGCTCAGAGGGTTGGACACCATGTGCGCCGCAATGGCAGCCGCCACAACCTCCGCGGATGGTGTTTCTGCGCTGA
- a CDS encoding galactose oxidase encodes MAQGDCEAWPYLDEGVLRPSRSRKVCMTCHWFRHHAGPECIPVLTCQLHQGLIAQGEHLIRRCQGWTDDMALQRGWAPEVG; translated from the coding sequence GTGGCGCAGGGTGACTGCGAGGCCTGGCCCTATCTCGATGAGGGGGTGCTGCGCCCCAGCCGCAGCCGCAAGGTCTGCATGACCTGCCACTGGTTTCGCCATCACGCTGGGCCGGAATGTATCCCCGTGCTCACCTGTCAGCTGCACCAGGGCTTGATTGCCCAGGGCGAGCACCTGATTCGCCGCTGCCAGGGCTGGACCGATGACATGGCCCTCCAACGGGGCTGGGCACCGGAGGTGGGCTGA
- a CDS encoding gamma carbonic anhydrase family protein → MPDQPWPQPTVHPDAWVADSAVLIGDVRLAAGASLWPTAVARGDVCAITIGEGSNVQDGAVLHGDPGQPVTIGADVTIGHRAVVHGATLDDGCLIGIGAIVLNGVTVGAGALVAAGSVVTKNVPARALVMGAPAQVKRELSEEQAAEQRDHARRYRQLAMAHAGRSSDPGFSAA, encoded by the coding sequence ATGCCTGATCAGCCCTGGCCTCAGCCCACGGTGCATCCCGATGCGTGGGTGGCCGACTCGGCCGTGCTGATCGGCGATGTGCGCCTGGCCGCTGGGGCCAGCCTCTGGCCTACCGCCGTGGCCCGCGGCGACGTGTGCGCGATCACGATTGGCGAGGGCAGCAACGTGCAAGACGGGGCCGTGCTGCATGGCGACCCCGGCCAACCAGTCACGATCGGCGCCGACGTGACCATCGGCCATCGGGCCGTTGTGCATGGCGCCACCCTGGATGACGGCTGCCTGATCGGCATCGGCGCCATCGTGCTCAACGGCGTCACCGTGGGGGCTGGTGCATTGGTGGCAGCCGGATCGGTGGTGACCAAAAACGTGCCAGCCCGGGCTCTGGTGATGGGTGCACCGGCCCAGGTGAAGCGGGAACTGAGCGAGGAGCAGGCAGCGGAGCAGCGCGATCACGCCCGCCGCTACCGGCAACTGGCCATGGCCCATGCGGGCCGCTCCAGCGATCCCGGCTTTTCGGCGGCCTGA
- a CDS encoding photosystem II protein Y, which produces MDARLLLVVTPIALAAGWAVFNIGRAAVGQLQMMLKRANG; this is translated from the coding sequence ATGGACGCCCGGCTCCTGCTCGTTGTGACCCCGATCGCGCTGGCCGCTGGCTGGGCCGTGTTCAACATCGGCCGCGCTGCCGTGGGCCAGCTGCAAATGATGCTCAAGCGTGCCAACGGCTGA
- the trmFO gene encoding FADH(2)-oxidizing methylenetetrahydrofolate--tRNA-(uracil(54)-C(5))-methyltransferase TrmFO: MQAGTSNGNPPVLVIGAGLAGTEAAWQIASAGVPVRLVEMRPIRRSPAHHSSEFAELVCSNSFGALSSDRAAGLLQEELRRLGSLVIRTADAHAVPAGGALAVDRGRYSAALTEALEQHPLVTVERREHTELPGLGEIAVLATGPLTSEPLAEQLRAFTGRADCHFFDAASPIVEGESIDLSVAFRASRYDKGDADYINCPMDKEQFLAFREALLAAEQAELKDFEKENATFFEGCLPIEELARRGEDTMRYGPLKPIGLWDPRWGDVNDRDVRRAKRAYAVVQLRQEDKDGRLWNLVGFQTNLKWGEQKRVLRMIPGLENAEFVRFGVMHRNTFLEAPQLLDPTLQFRQRPSLLAAGQITGTEGYAAAVAGGWLAGTNAARLARGLEPLQLPATSMIGALTHFIAEAPSEKFQPMPPNFGLLPELPERIRDKRRRYGAYRDRALEDLAPFTANPVRPEALVPA, encoded by the coding sequence ATGCAGGCCGGAACGAGCAACGGCAACCCTCCGGTGTTGGTGATCGGTGCTGGCCTGGCTGGCACGGAGGCCGCCTGGCAGATCGCCAGCGCGGGCGTGCCCGTGCGCCTGGTGGAGATGCGCCCGATCCGCCGCTCCCCGGCCCACCACAGCAGCGAATTCGCCGAGCTGGTGTGCAGCAACAGCTTCGGGGCGCTGAGCAGCGACCGCGCCGCTGGTCTGCTCCAAGAGGAACTGCGCCGCCTCGGCTCCTTGGTGATCCGCACCGCCGATGCGCACGCCGTGCCCGCCGGTGGCGCCCTGGCGGTAGACCGCGGCCGCTACAGCGCCGCCCTCACCGAAGCGCTGGAGCAGCACCCACTGGTGACGGTGGAGCGCCGCGAGCACACCGAACTGCCGGGCCTCGGCGAGATCGCCGTGCTCGCCACCGGCCCGCTCACCAGCGAACCGCTGGCCGAGCAGCTGCGCGCCTTCACCGGCCGGGCCGACTGCCACTTCTTTGATGCCGCCAGCCCGATCGTGGAGGGCGAGAGCATTGATCTGAGCGTGGCCTTCCGCGCCTCCCGCTACGACAAGGGCGACGCCGATTACATCAACTGCCCGATGGACAAGGAGCAGTTCCTCGCCTTTCGCGAGGCGCTGCTGGCCGCCGAGCAGGCCGAACTCAAGGATTTCGAGAAGGAGAACGCCACCTTCTTCGAGGGCTGCCTGCCGATCGAAGAACTCGCCCGCCGCGGTGAGGACACGATGCGCTACGGCCCGCTCAAGCCGATCGGCCTGTGGGACCCCCGCTGGGGTGATGTCAACGACCGCGACGTGCGCCGCGCCAAGCGCGCCTACGCCGTGGTGCAGCTGCGCCAGGAAGACAAGGACGGCCGCCTCTGGAACCTGGTGGGCTTCCAGACCAACCTCAAGTGGGGCGAGCAGAAACGGGTGCTGCGCATGATTCCGGGCCTGGAGAACGCCGAGTTCGTGCGCTTCGGGGTGATGCACCGCAACACCTTCTTGGAGGCACCGCAACTGCTCGATCCCACCCTGCAGTTCCGCCAACGCCCCTCGTTGCTGGCCGCTGGGCAGATCACCGGAACCGAGGGCTATGCGGCGGCGGTGGCCGGTGGCTGGTTGGCTGGCACCAACGCCGCCCGCCTGGCCCGCGGCCTTGAGCCGCTGCAGCTGCCCGCCACGTCGATGATCGGCGCTCTCACCCACTTCATCGCCGAAGCCCCGAGCGAGAAGTTCCAGCCGATGCCCCCCAACTTCGGCCTGCTACCCGAACTTCCCGAGCGCATCCGCGACAAGCGCCGCCGCTATGGGGCCTATCGCGACCGGGCCCTAGAGGATCTGGCGCCGTTCACGGCAAACCCAGTACGGCCCGAAGCGCTCGTTCCAGCCTGA